Proteins encoded together in one Triticum dicoccoides isolate Atlit2015 ecotype Zavitan chromosome 7B, WEW_v2.0, whole genome shotgun sequence window:
- the LOC119338105 gene encoding cytochrome P450 89A2-like produces the protein MALTLQLVGACPASPDLAAPAMDQAGSYSTSTTPLLLLLGSLTLAVSLFVLIGRSSHGRGKAGLPPGPPALLFLAKFVALRRSIFDLGPLLVDLHARHGPVISVRLFRTLVFVADRKLAHRALVQGGATFADRPPPVDPTRMFTSGGRDISSSSYGPYWRLLRRNLAGEALSPARVGLFAPARRWACDGLVSSLLSEQQSAVTLRPLLRRAMFELLLYMCFGARLGREALDEVEELQHQALLSVTTFPVFAFFPAVTKRLFGRRWAACLAVRRRQDEVFVPLIHAKRGDGDPPCYADSLLAVRVADEGGRQLTDAEMVALCSEFMNGGTDTTVTLLEWIMAELVQHPDVQAKVYEEAKANPELNNLQAMPYLKAVVLEGLRLHPPGHFVLPHGVQSGDAEIAAYAVPKGAEVNFLVAEIGRDETVWTAAREFRPERFLEGGEGHGVDITGSREIKMMPFGAGRRMCPGYTLGMHHAEYFVARMVRELEWRPAAEGVKVDMAETLDFTTVMKHPLRSLIVSRS, from the coding sequence ATGGCGCTAACGTTGCAACTCGTTGGTGCATGCCCAGCAAGTCCGGATCTTGCTGCACCCGCAATGGATCAGGCCGGCTCCTACTCCACCTCCACCACGCCCCTGTTGCTCCTCCTCGGCTCCCTCACGCTCGCGGTCTCGCTGTTCGTGCTGATTGGTCGCAGCAGCCATGGACGCGGGAAGGCGGGGCTCCCGCCCGGCCCGCCCGCGCTCCTCTTCCTCGCCAAGTTCGTCGCGCTCCGGCGGTCCATATTCGACCTGGGCCCGCTGCTCGTCGACCTCCACGCGCGTCACGGCCCCGTCATCTCCGTGCGCCTCTTCCGCACGCTCGTCTTCGTCGCCGACCGCAAGCTGGCCCACCGCGCGCTCGTCCAGGGCGGCGCCACCTTCGCCGACAGGCCGCCGCCGGTCGACCCCACCCGCATGTTCACGTCCGGGGGACGTGACATCAGCTCCTCCTCCTACGGCCCCTACTGGCGCCTCCTCCGCCGGAACCTCGCCGGGGAGGCGCTCAGCCCGGCCCGTGTTGGTCTCTTCGCGCCGGCGAGGAGGTGGGCGTGCGACGGCCTCGTCTCCAGCCTCCTCAGCGAGCAGCAATCCGCCGTGACGCTCAGGCCGCTCCTTCGCCGCGCCATGTTCGAGCTGCTCCTGTACATGTGCTTCGGCGCACGTCTCGGACGGGAAGCGCTCGACGAGGTGGAGGAGCTGCAGCACCAGGCGCTACTCTCGGTCACCACATTCCCGGTCTTCGCCTTCTTCCCGGCGGTCACTAAGAGGCTCTTCGGCAGACGCTGGGCGGCGTGCCTCGCTGTGCGCAGGAGGCAGGACGAGGTATTCGTCCCGCTCATCCACGCGAAGCGTGGCGACGGTGACCCGCCGTGCTACGCCGACTCCCTCCTCGCCGTCCGGGTGGCCGACGAGGGCGGCCGCCAGCTCACTGACGCCGAGATGGTCGCCCTCTGCTCCGAGTTCATGAACGGTGGGACAGATACCACGGTGACCTTGCTGGAGTGGATCATGGCCGAGCTCGTGCAACACCCCGACGTCCAGGCCAAGGTCTACGAGGAGGCGAAAGCCAATCCAGAGCTCAACAACCTGCAGGCAATGCCGTACCTGAAGGCCGTCGTGCTCGAGGGCCTTCGGCTGCACCCGCCAGGCCACTTCGTCCTCCCGCACGGCGTGCAGAGCGGCGACGCGGAGATCGCGGCCTACGCGGTGCCCAAGGGAGCGGAGGTCAACTTCCTGGTAGCCGAGATTGGCCGCGACGAGACTGTGTGGACGGCGGCGCGGGAGTTCCGGCCGGAGAGGTTCCTGGAGGGCGGCGAGGGGCACGGAGTGGACATCACGGGGAGCAGGGAGATCAAGATGATGCCTTTCGGCGCAGGCCGCAGGATGTGCCCGGGGTACACGCTGGGCATGCACCACGCCGAGTACTTCGTGGCGAGAATGGTGAGGGAGCTGGAGTGGCGGCCGGCAGCTGAGGGGGTGAAGGTGGACATGGCGGAGACGCTCGATTTCACCACCGTGATGAAGCACCCGCTCCGTTCGCTCATCGTCTCCAGAAGCTAA